From the genome of Gloeomargarita sp. SRBZ-1_bins_9, one region includes:
- a CDS encoding peptidylprolyl isomerase, producing MGRVWLLAFVLLWLMGCQANADSPTLPQQPSEPVAMTSTNCNIPPELVQPLRGYPCLNGKATVELVVNGQSILLEVNGEDAPITAGNFVDLVQRGFYDNLTFHRVVREPQPFVVQGGDPKGNGTGGFVDPQTKRERVIPLEIKPEGATQALYGRTFPEQNIRQAPKLRHRRGAVAMARSPNPNSASSQFYITLAETSFLDGNYAVFGYVTKGMEVVDQIQQGDRITRARVVQGAENLTTVQ from the coding sequence ATGGGGCGCGTGTGGCTGTTGGCTTTTGTGCTATTGTGGCTGATGGGTTGCCAGGCTAACGCCGACAGCCCGACTCTCCCCCAACAACCGTCGGAGCCGGTAGCGATGACCTCTACCAACTGCAACATTCCCCCGGAGCTGGTGCAACCATTGCGGGGTTATCCCTGCTTGAACGGTAAGGCCACGGTCGAGCTGGTGGTAAACGGCCAGAGCATTCTCCTGGAGGTGAATGGGGAGGACGCGCCCATTACGGCGGGGAATTTTGTGGATTTGGTGCAGCGGGGTTTTTACGACAATTTGACGTTTCACCGGGTGGTGCGGGAACCGCAGCCATTTGTGGTGCAGGGGGGGGACCCCAAAGGCAATGGCACGGGTGGGTTTGTGGACCCCCAGACCAAGCGGGAACGGGTCATTCCCCTAGAAATCAAACCGGAGGGGGCGACCCAGGCGCTTTATGGGCGTACCTTCCCGGAGCAGAATATTCGCCAGGCGCCCAAGTTGCGTCACCGGCGGGGAGCAGTGGCCATGGCCCGTTCCCCAAACCCGAATTCCGCTTCGTCCCAGTTCTACATCACGCTGGCGGAGACGAGCTTTTTAGATGGGAACTATGCGGTCTTTGGTTATGTGACCAAGGGGATGGAGGTGGTGGACCAGATTCAGCAGGGGGACCGAATCACCCGGGCGCGGGTGGTGCAGGGGGCGGAAAACTTGACCACGGTGCAGTGA